The Musa acuminata AAA Group cultivar baxijiao chromosome BXJ1-8, Cavendish_Baxijiao_AAA, whole genome shotgun sequence genomic sequence CCGCCACTTCCCCTTCACCGAGCTCTTCCCAATCTGCCCCGACTCCAGCAAACATACAGAAGCAAGCAAGAAAACGAGAACAAGTAACGAACAAGACGGGCTTGCAGTTTTGCGAAGGCGTAAACGGATCGGGTAGGAGACTAATCCGATAAGGAGGCACGTCGAGAAAACCGATAAGATGGTGTAAGCGGGTTGAGTCCGATGGGGTCCAATAACGCCTCAGCCTCGGGGGGCTATTCGGGTTTGGCGTTTGTGAATactaccaaataagaatgagtgaAGCAGGCATAAGCGGGTCGGATCTCAGCCACAAACGGCAAGAACGTTAAATAGAGGGCTGGAATCGTGATCCGAGAAAATTATTGTAAATGGATCCGCTTTCATATGGCAAATCTTTTTTGTGATGTTCGATTGGCATGTAGGAGAGGGAAAAAGATGACTGTTTTATGATCGATGTCCTTTGATTACTATCAATCAAAATGTCGAAACTAAGAATACATCCCGTGAATTGGTGTCATAAAgttcgatttgatttgatttttaaGGGGAAATTTACAAAGGTAATCATAATATCGAATTTCTAAAGCTCTCATGTAGGATCAGAAGGTGAAgaaaacataatataaaaaagaaTCTTTTGGGGATAtttataattttcttctaattaaTCTGCTGAAGTTTTTACATTAAATTTTGGCTCGGATGcaaattcaaatcaaattatcaaTATTAAAATGATTTTATAATACAAGACATCTTCCCATCATAATTACTTCTAACAATTAGCACTAGAACATGGTGACATTTTCTTACACATTGATGGAGAGATATAAGCATATAATATAAATTGAAGAGAGACAACATAGTAATTAAGCCAGTGTGTAGTAAAAAAATATCAGAGTCCTACTGTAAACATCAAGTACGAATTTTATATAATGCTTGAATGGAAGAACCAAAATCCAAAAAGACAGAATGTATTGCTTGCTACAAGAAACATGTCATAATCCCTAGAAATTTGATTCCGTCAGTCTTTCGAGCTTACTTTTATTAATGCCAATAAACAACAACACTGCAACTACAGGAAACAATCACTAGGGGgggaaaaaaatcatgtttgcatCTAACCCTCAGCAACAATTTCATGAATTTTCTCACTGATATCTGGATCTTCAGATCTAACTGCAAGTTTCATTGCAACCTGCTTAGACCCATCAATACCAAATGACACTCTGACTAACACTTTCACGTTGCCAATAAAAATTCCAGAGAGCAAACATGTGTGAGACCTTGAGTTGTTTGGGACAACCTCAGTTCCCTGCAAAAAAAATAATCACACGAATCAAAAAACTAGAGCCAGTTGAAAACAACTTTGATTTTAGCATTGAAGCACACGAGTATATAAAGACAAAGGAACAGCAAGGGATGGCACGAAAATAAGAAGTATGTGTTGCATACTATCCGGTTGATTGCAATAAAAAGTGAAGGCAGAATGCATGGTTTCAAGAAGAGTTAACTGAATTAGCTAACCTCGCAAGGCTGCATGCCAAGGATATCTATAACTGCACTAACAGTTTCCGCCAAGCTTTCTTTCACACCAAGACCATACTCATCAATCCGCTCATTATCTGGGTCCAAATTTTCCCAAGCATTTTTGAAGTTGGAGACTCCCACCTTCAACATATAGTCAGCTGCGACAATTTCAAGATCTTCTAGCTGGTATTCATCTTCGACACCTTCTTCGTCTGCTTCCCCTGTAGCTGGATCTACCTGATGTATAGATAAAAGGAGAATAATGATTGAATTTGTACAAATGATGCAGAATAGAAAGTGTATCCCTAACAATGACAAAATAGGTGCAATAGCAGTAGAAGATCAATGTAGCTGACACTAAATTGTTGAATTTAGTCAAAAGTTACCATTTCTATTGCCATCTTTGTTTAAGAATATTTATATGTTCTAACGCTTGCAAATTTTGGCATGCCTTATGAGAGAAGTTAACTTATGTGGAAGCAGTATCTTTATAATTACCCAAGCAAGTCACCATATAGCCAATTTATTTTACCACAACTTTTTCAAAGATAATAGGCGATCAGGAAAATACTCCCTCCACATTGGGAGTATATATGAGAGGCTAGCCAAGCATCCAATTAACTCCCAGCACTTCACTTGTCCAACCACGAACACAATCACAATAGCCAAATGTAATCTAAATTTAAAGGGACCACACCATGTGCATTGTCATGTCCTCCGACATAATGATTTTGAGAAGCTCAACATTAATGTAATTGGCAACTGTAGCACTGTATACATGAATGACATCAGCATCTTGAAGTTTGAACCATGCTCACATGTTTCATAGCAGACTCCTTGTACCCCCCGTTAAGCCACATCCACTCTACATAATATAGAATGGTGGAATTCTACCATAGCATTTGAACATGTCTCTAGGACAAGCACAAGACCTATATTTCCACATTGCATGTTTCATGTGGCTTTACCAAAAGTTAATATTTACGAGGAAAGGATAAAGACTCTTCTCACAACCCCTAATATTCCCATTGTTTTGTATCCAGACATGCACACAAAGCAATTAAAAACAATACttgcacatatgaatcttgtcaaCTTAATATAGTTTCTTAGCTGAAGAAAAGGTCAATTGAATACCAATAAGAAAGAATCAAATTGTAACTTACGATGAAAAGAATTGGCACTACTTGCTGATATTTTAATTACCATGGATATCAGCAATGCTTCCATATCTTTTGTGTATTGTGAGCTCTAAACCAAATGTACTAGAGTGAATGGATGTGTGCGCATATAGTGTGTTGTTAAGAGATATTTTTCAATGAGCTGTGGAATATTATACAAATTTATTTACCGTTACCTAGAAAAAAGAAGAATTTCATGATCAAAGTTTTGTAGAAGCACATGTAGAGAGATCCAATAGAGCAGCTTTTTCTTAACGTATGACCTTGTAACTAAGTAGTCTCAACTAATCCAAGGTGAATGTACTCAATGCAAATCTTCTTGAGAAAGCATGCTTTTCATTTATCCAAAAGTAGCACACATCTTAAACTTGAAATGCAAAAGAACGGAACTTCTTCCACTATTTAGATTTGACAACATCATAAGCATCTAAAATACCTAAAGAATGTTAAAGAGTCAAAACCCAGGTTAATACAAGAAAAACCAAATGATGATCCATTGGTCTCCTCCAAGGAGACCGACAAATTATTGAAGATCTAATAGAACATATCGTACACAAAACTCAACTCCCACAGACATTGCAGCATTCTTTCGAATGTGATGTCCTGCAACATGACAAGTAGTTCTTTAAATAGCTGTCCTTGCTAATTTCATTGCATCATCACTTAAACAAAACACACTGTTGTCACCAATCCTAAACCAAGACAGCCAAAACTAGTATTTttttgcatatttgcttccacttaTTTCAGTAGAATAATCTAGAAGCCTTCTTGAGAAGCTATATGCTACTTATCATAATCAGACACACTATGTTATCATTGATTTTCACAACTACTATACTGACAATGGGAAAGAACCTTAACGATGCCCACTCATAgcacaaaaaaataatatgactAACAAGCAAAAGGAAATCAAACcgatataaaaagaaaatagtATCTATTGCAACCCTAACTGGAACATTTAGATCGTTGGACTTCCAAGGGAAATAATCCTCCAATATCCCCAAACCTATTTCAAACAGAGAAGCATGACAATAACGAAGCACACAAATAGATGCGAAACAACATTGGAGTAAACAAGCCATAAGTCAAACCTCCTTCACCACGAACTTTAAAAGGTTTGAGAATTTTCCAATAGCAGGAACACCTTCTGGTTTTTCAAATGCAACAAAAGTCTGCCCTGGTGAATCATAAGGTAAGGATCGTAAAGGCTTTGTTAGGACTTCTGAAAATTCCTCAGCTTCAGATGCATCAACAAAAACAGTAACCTGGGGAAAATGAAAATCAGAACACATTTTAAGCATAAGCGGAATTAATGGAGAAACTGTTCCCTGAGATAGGTAATACCTTTTCTAGTAATTGTTCTGGGATGGTGTTTGTGCAGTTGTATTGGAACACAACATGGCCATCAAAGATGTGCTTCACTACATTAACCGCATATTCAGTTTCTGGCTCGGTCAACTCCATGGGTGAACACGACTGACAAaacgataaaaaaatttaaactatcatgcaaatataataaCTATAAATGACAATACTAAAATGCAACAATTACCTTGAAGAGTTTTCCAAAGCTGGAGAACTCGGGAATAGAAGAAAGCAACTTTTCATATGCATCAACAACTGAGGTAGGACCACTCGGAGGAGCCCCTAAACCAATTGCCTTCTTACCAGGAGCCTTTTTCTCAGCAAGAGGTTGCGACTTGACTTCCTTTGGAACTGAATTAATATCAAAAGGTATGTCTGAAGCCTCCTGAATTTAAAGAAATGGGAAGGAGTAAGCAAAAGAGTAAGTCAGAGAAATAACTATGCAGTGTCATATAACAATATAATATAGGGCATGTACATAGTTCTGCAAGCTTGTTTCCAAGTTGACAAGTGGCACGTCCAATGGACCAAATAGGAAGTCTTTTACATCTTCGTCAGTTCCACCAACAGAAGCATCACTTCCTAGAGTGTTCAGATAAAGTGTTGCCCGGTCCCTAACCTATGTCAAATAATAGTGGAATGAGAAAGTGATATTTGAAGAATTATTTGAAGAGAGATTATCATATCCAAGAAACGTCCCACAAAGCAAACAGAAAGTTGCAATGTTGTAATAGCCACAAGTTCTAACAAGTAATAAACTGCGAAGTGTTTGGCAGAAAATAATCATGCTTACTAAAGGCAAATAATTACATAATTTCAACTTTAGGAATATCCAATAGCATGCAAGAGGGAATCCTTTTTCAACTAACAGTACATATTGAATAGAAACTTAGAGGATAGGAAGTGCCAGATATTTTACAGACTTTCAGAAATATTAGATATTACCACATTGAAAAAAAACTGATTGCATGCGTTCGCTAGGTAAATGATTGTATTTAGGAAGATATGCAGTTATTACCTCATCATCACTATCAAATAGGCAACGTCTCAACAGAACAAATATACGAGGCTGCAGAAAATAGCCAAATTACGGAAGCAGTAAGTGACAGATTATTAGTTTAAAATATTTCTCTAAGAAAACAACATATTTGGGTACCTTTAACGAGTCAACCATTGCACCAAACTTTGCCAAGGTACTTACAGCAGAAGCTCGGACAGTTGCATTTTCAAGTATCACACGATTGTAGATATAACGAATATATTTACTAGGATCTGAAGTCTTTGGTCCTTCATTACCAAGAAAGTGAAGTATCTAGCAGCAACAGTATGAAGCAGCTGATTCTCATTCAATCAAATGAACATGGAAAAGACCACTGAACTATAGCTGAAGATTGGCATCAAAAGAGAATTACCTGAGTCGACAGATATGTGAACTCACAATCCTCAATGAATTCGCAGAGATGAAACAAGCCGATTTCTTTAGCATCTGGTATATCTCTGATAAGTATGACTATTGAATCAACAATTGCTTTCTTATAGTCAAAACCCCCTTCTTCTCGAAGAATGTTACTTAAGAAATTCATCCTAGCCAGCAAGTGGAACAAAAGAAATTTTAACTTCATGTAAATCAACAATCTTACAAACTAAGAATTTAAATGTGCAATTTACGAACATTGAACGGTATTTGAGAGGAAACTTCAAGCACAAAGATCTTATAGCTTCCACAACAACAATCTTGAATTCATCTGCGATATCTGACATaaagtttgttatttgtttcatcAAGCGATCAACACTTGACTCATTTCCTGTTTTTAAAAGTGTAGTTATAGCAAGAGTTGCAATGCTCCTGTTTTGGTCTGAGATTAAGCTTTCCATATCAATGTTGCAATTTGTAACTGCCAGCGGATGTGTCGAAGCAACCTGCAAGAATTCAATGAAGCTTAACAAAcactatgaatgatgaataaaatatCTACAGTTCACCAAAATTTTTCATCACCAACAAATAACCAGCACCATCTTTTTAGCTAATCTAGACTGTTCATTGAGACCATACATTGATGACAGAATAATATGAGCATCAAAGTAAACTAAACCAGTGATGATAACCAGAATTAACACTAAAACAAAAAACAATAGAACACATAGCCAGAGTCATGGGTAAAAATTATTAAACAGTAAATTACTCCAATAACAAAAATATTGCAACAGGTTGTCAAGTTATTCCATAATATCAttcagtgatatatatatatatatatatatatatatatatatatatatatatatatatgcaaggttcaccgtaccataccataccgacgtTTCAACCCGGGCTTGGTATGGTACTggtgtatcgagcggtatatcagggcgtaccgagcggtacaccctggtgtaccgaacaattatatatatttttatactatagcactgtagcggtaccaggCGGTACGCGTACCGGTAATctgtcggactggtacataccgcccgtaccgagcggtacgcttcggtatggcaaatgtatatatatatatatatatatatatatatatatatatatatatatatatatatatatatataattatttttgggTCCCAATTTCACTTGTATCACTGAAGTTGCTTCATATATTTGCAAAAGAATATATTGTGAAATTCCTAAATATAATAACACAAGAAGACACTCTACAAGAGTTTGTAAAACATAGGCATTTCAAGGTTCCTCATACAATTTAGCATCAAAGTTCTGCTCTCTTATATgcccttttttttcattttgagtttCCAAACACTGAGTATAACTTTAAATATAGAAATAACCGATTAAGTATGGAAAAGCAGAAGAGAAAaggcaaaagtgctttcttggatGTAATAAGGGAAGTATATGATTACGATTTATGGAGAAAAAACTAAAATCAAAATTGAAAGCTATAATCACCTTATTTAGAGTTCTAATAGCTGCAAACCGAAGAACAGGCTTGGATGAACTCAAAAACAACTGAAGAACAGTTATTGCAGGAGTCAACTCTCTACTGGTCACACCACTCAACTCTGTTATTGCTCTTGCTGCTTCAAAGACGACCATTTCTGATTTATGTCGTAGACAAGATTCAAGATAATCAAAAAATGGCCGCTCGCCTGCTTGTGTATTCATACTTGATTCTCTAATTACCTGAATATATCCAAGTTAGTAAGTTATATATTAGTTATGCTTAATGTCAAACACTGAGAAAATACCTGGCTGGTATATCGTATCAGAAGGCATTGAGCTAAAGGTGACCGCACTGAACCTTTTGTCAAGCTAGTAACCAGCTTACTAACAGCCAGGCGATCATTTTGTCTTATCTGCAAGTAGAAGCCAATTTGTTCAAGTGGATTTAAATGGAAAATTAAAATGATCATGTTGAAGTAGTAAATATAACATGAACAAGAGAGCAAACAATATAAGTCTAGATTATGACCCATCTTATAGTCTGATAACACACAACTTATTACATAGAAGACCAGACAAATATAGCTAAAATAAAGTTCATTTTACACAGAGTGCAAACATAATTACATTAACTTTTAAAGTCAGCTTGACCAATCAAAATAGATTATATTGTTTGAATATATGCTGTAGGAATGGAAAAGAACACtgaaatttaatatgtttattaaaaCTAAATGATGAAACTTAAAAAGTGGCAACACATAAATTAAATACACATCAACAGATAACTAAGAAAGCAATGcaaattttatgaatctcttttataagaaagctttaaaagataTTATAAGAAATTGACGAACAAGAAAAATTATACAAtatgcataaaaaaaataaaataacaattTAACTTAGTTAATACTATAGATTAATTCTTTAATATGTACTGAACTTGATTCTGGAAGATTTCAGATACCAAAAATTGAATATGAATATGGACATATTGACAGACACGACTTAACCATTTCCAGAACCAATCTGACGATAACACATACTGACTGACATATAATCCAACCCACTTTAGCCCCTTTCAGTAGGTTTGATGGTTCCATGTGCATACTTATGAAACAATTGATGCAATTCCCACCAATATTGGTGTTACTGTCAGAAGTTAAGTAAGAAAGAATGCAGATTTCTAAGTACATTTAGGGTTTTAACATATTAATACACTATAAAATAAAGCACCTGGTGAAGAAGTGCAAGTGCATGAAATTGAACCAGAGCAGCTCTTGATTGAACAGCTTCCTGAACCTCGTTGCTCCATCTTTTTACAATTTCCGAGTTTGTCTGTTTTTAGGTTAACAGAAATGAAAAACTTCAACATGGAAGTAAACCATTAACGTGATGAAAAGAGAGGCAAGGGTACCTGAAGCAAGTGAACTCCACTAACAAGTGCAGCACTAGCAACAACAGGATTTTTGTCAACGATCGCTTGTTTCAAGTACCTCTCAATTTGTGTAAGTAGAGTACTATCTGTAATTCTACAAAGGACTCGTATAGCATTGGCTCTATACATATCAGTCTTACTATTCATATCCTTCATCAATGAGCTTGTGACGATAATAACCTACATGGAATCAGTCAACAAGTTACTCCTTGAACCATAAGTTACAGAAATCACAAATCTACTGAAGACAAATTATTGTCACCTAACCTCATCTGCAGAGGGTGAGAGTTCCTTAATCATCAAGTAAACCATCCTCCTAAGCACTGTGTCCTTTGATTGAAACAGTTTTGTCACAGCAAAAAAGACTTCCGTGGCTTCAACCTACAACACAGAAAGAGGACCATAATGTTACAAAGTTCAAGATGTGAAAGACTTCAGGCACAACAAAAGCTGCAAATGTATCAGACAGAATCAGGATCCCACCTTGGTAAATGTTTCTCCTTGATTAAGCAAATACAGAAGCTTTGTGATAACCTGTAAATGCAGCATCAAAGTGATGATTACAAGTTCATTTCAACATAATTATACACGCATAATAGCACAGATCTGGATTTGGGATAAGCTTACCTGCGAGCATCTTCTGGCATCGAGTTGAGGATCGTGGAAAACTCTGGCCTCTTGGAGTACTGCGCCTTTCTCTATTCCATAAAAGGGAGAGTATTCCTCTGCAACAAAAAACAACGATATCAATACTCTTAATCTTTCCGAACACCAGCTCAGATCGAAATGAGAGCACAGTTTGACGTTTCAAGAACAATAATTTTCTCCACGCATCAAATACCAGCAAGATCTAGAAGGCTAAAGCACTACATTGCATAAAACGGAGCGAAGAAGGCTAATTCCATCGCTACACCAGGAAATAACATCTCAACCGCATCAGATCCATTCTAAAATCTCGCCGAGAAAGGGTTTTCCACACAGATCTAATTCGAAAGGCGGCGGATCCACCCGGAACCTTTTGGTGCAATACGTCGGATGGTTAAATTCGACTAAGAATTTTGGGCGAAAACGACAACGAAATCTAAAGAAAACCACTGGTTCTACAGAAGAACATCAGAGAGCGATCGATTAGGGTTGAGAGATCACCTTCCTCGTCAAGATCGTCGTCCTTCTTCACGAAGGGCTGAGCCATGTCGGAGTCGCGAGATCCGATGGGATCGACGAGGGGGAAGGATCGAATGGTTCCGTCGACGAAGTCTCGGCTCGATCGAGGGTTCTTCCTTTTCTACGACCTAGGGAAGATGGCCCAAAGCCCAGTCGCGTGATTTAAGATAGGAGGCAAATGCGAATACATACGCTTTGCGAACGGTGGCTGAAGGGGAAGAAAATGCGGAACCGTGAACGGTGGATGGAGGCGGAGGCTGCAAATCCAACGGAGCACGTGGATCATACGATATCTGCGTCCGATCCGAACAGCCACTCCTTGTTATGACCCatgctttttatttttgtttttgtttttcttctattGCGAAACGTTTTTTTCTCAGTTTCTCCATTTCTTGCTTCTTAATACAACATTACGTTCGAGTTTTTAATATGTTCTTCACGATGCCAAAAATCACCATCATGTATCTAATTTTTGCTTCAAATGTTAATAGAGAAAAAGTCATAAATTATAGTCCGCGAACgtcaaattaaaatttaatagaAGTCATATCGATTTTACAGGGacaaatgataatttttttggtACTTAAAAGATTAATTTAATGATCTTGAAGGCATGAGATCACAGAAAGAGATGATATGGCACCATAAAGAAACGAAGTGACTATATGATTTGACTTCTACTCGAACATATAAAATAACGATGAGATGCTGGCTTTGCAAAGAGAAGAGATGGAAAGCTCAAACAAAGCACTGCAAGCCAAAGACGGCGACGATGGCGAGGGCGGCGCCGAGTAGCCCGTAGGGCCCCGCCGGCGGCCCCGACGAATTCTTGGCCTTGATGTAGAGCGACCACCGCACGATGCTGGCCACCAACAGGTAGTAGTTCCACCCCTCCGCGCCCCAAACGACCGGCCGGGCACGGCGGCAGGTCGCAGCCCGTGGTCTGCGGCGTGTGTAGGGAGATACCAATCACCGGGCGCGAGAGCAGTCGAACCAGCTCCGCTGCCCCCGGTGTCCTTGGCCTAGCACGGAGCAGTTAGGAGAGCGAAGCAGGGCACCGGAAGCTGGCGGATGGCGCAGGTCGCTTCCCTGCGCCGTGTTCGTGGAGCCTGACCGCTCATCTTCTTCCGGGTGGGTTTGGTTGAATGTAATTGAACACGACCGCGCCCAAGGCAGACTCGATGTGAAGACCTGCAAAACAGGCTTGGGTCAAACAAGTCGTATACATAACAAGTCTGGGTTCCTGTTCCCAACAACTGCCCAAGCCCAAACCAGATCACCATGTGATAATTTTATGCAGAGCAACTAGCAATTATTCCGAGTTGATATTAAAGTCCAAAAAAGAAAATTGTGGCATCAGGAAAAGGAGACAATCGTGGATGATCCAACGAGTGAGACGGGTAACGTGAATGGTGCAGAAAGGACGAATAGTTCACCAGTGGAGTGTGGGCATCAGCCATGGCGTATAATTAAAGTTGCGTCGATTTCACGCATCACGGCTGTCCCGAACTCGACAAAATACACTCCTAGACGACATCCGGGGCAGCACCCATGGTCCATGTAAAGCTGCCATTACCAGCTGTTGAATATTTGGAAAGACCAAAAAGACCACGAGGCTTACCAACTTGTTGCTGCGGGCGCTGATGCAGGTAGGTTCATCCCAACTCGCCCGACGCAACCGTACTGCAGCGACGCCTGCTAACAAAGCATATGACAACACATCAcgcgcacacaaggtgttcgatgaaATAAACGAGAAACGAGTTGAGATCGAGCTGGTACTCCCGGCCATATACCAAAGAACGACCAAATGTCTCTCGCATTTGAACTTGGTGCTTGGTTTTGGAGGGAAAAAACTCTGGCCACTggtatatgcatatataactGTCACTTGAAAAGCAAGGGTTCCAACGGCTAGACGGGAAAACATGCGCTGACAGGATACTACCGAACTTTTGAAATGAGCAAGGAAGAAACCAGCTAGAGAATTAGTTCCCCCCCCCTAGCCTTTGAACTACACAAACTTTTAAGGGAAAAACACCCACCATGTCCTACGAGGCTGCTGGTGAATCATCATCAAGGATGCTTGGAGCGCCTCAGGTCTTCAACACTGTCATCATCCAGGTCGTCTTCTTCCCCTCTCCTCCTCTTGTTGGGATTAGAAGCGGAAGAAGGCTGCTGCTGCAAGGCAATGTTGCTGTGAAGATCATCTTCATCATCGTCAACCTCATCTTCATCTTCTTGGTTGCAAGCATCAAAATCAACTCTTGCTGTGGCAGGTTGAGCAATCGGCTGCACAAGATATTccccatcattatcatcatcctgCAAAGAAAAAATTAAGAGAATTCTATCATGAACAGCAACAAAGAGCAGGAAAAAAATATGTAATGAAAGTTGAACCAACAAACATTTAACTTacaggagaaaaaaaaagatatctgAATCAACAACATGTATTGCAATGCAGAAGTGATTAGTCGATATCATGGCTACAAATGATATAACAAGCAATAACATCTTGAGAATCATGCTTTTCATTCCATCAAGAACATAAATTCAAAGAACTGAAAATTGTTTGAAACAAAAAGCAGTTTCACTCAGATCGGCAAAATGATCAGCCAAACCAAAACATTCTGGTACAATCTATGGTTGACCAGTACATCATAAATGTATTGATGCAAGAAACCAGTATTTTCATGCTGAGCCTTCAAGACCAAGATGGCTCTCTTTCAGACATCCAATGGCATGCATCACATTCAAGCACAATTTGTCTGAATCTAGatccaaaaaataaataatccatCCCGATTAGGAAATGTTTTTGTGTTGAATCTAGGTTCTTTATTGATTTGACAACATGAGGTGAATATCAATATATGTTGAATAATTTCTACAAATAATGACAGTTTGTATCTGTTTCTCATTTCTCAGATAATATGCACGTTAGATCATGCAATTTGAGAACACCTAAATTTAACCACAAGAATGGTCAAGCTCTCGAGAAGGCTTTTACAAATATAGGTCACCTCTCCATACTGCAACCTTGCAATAATCCAAAGAAGAAGATTAAAAGTTGTGTCAAAGATATAGATGACAATACATAGTCCAAAGCTTCATAAACAGTACAAGATCATACTAGATTAATCAACATATTCTAGAACcaacacgataccattttcaatcAAACTCATAAATACTCGATATATAAGATTCAGAATCACCATGTAAAGAAAAGACAATTCTAGTATAATGCTACTCATAACCAATGCTATAATGTTGCGGCAATAATTTAAGGGCTCATGATCCACTACAACATAGACTGCTAAACAAACTATTCTCCTAGTTAatacaattttttatttattataacaaGAAATAAACAAATCATTCGACAAAAATCCATCGGATAAGGTGATAAGTAGAAAATATGATGTGATAGCAATTCAATTTAAACAACTATGTCTCTTCATATCTGAAAACCCACTGTTAATCAGAGAACAAAAGCAGAATCTTTAAATTAAAGGCACAACTTATAAAAAGATATTGAAAATGCCAATACCATATAGCAACATAAAGATATAACAATCAATTGCACATCCATAACATCTAAGCCTGgtacaaaaatcaaaacaatcaATAATCAATGAAAGAATAAACTGTTATTCATAGTACACATTCAATAAGCTCCAATAAGTTATTATACCTCATCCTCATCCTCGCCATCATCATCGCCTTCTGCAGAATATCTATCTTCATTCACTCCTTGCTCGTCCTCCTCCCCGATCTCTCCATTCTCATCCTCATCCCCTTCGCCTTGTTCGTGGCCATCAATCTCCCCTTCTGCACTCATCAATCTGCCTGAGCTTTCAGGTTCACCATCATCCTCTTCATCCTCAACGTCTTCCTGGTCTTCATCCCCATCCCCATCTTCATCCTCGTCGTCCACCTCTTCTTCACCCTCCTCTTCAACCCCGTCCACCTCTTCTTCACTGTCCCCAACATCATGCACCTCAACCACATCGTCCTCGTCCCTTTCCTCCGCATCAATCTCCTCCCCCAAATCATCTTCAATGtcttcatcttcatcatcatcctcGATGtcatcatcctcttcctcctcatcctctcCTCCATCAACTGCCATGACTGGGGCCACCCGAAATCCATT encodes the following:
- the LOC103993799 gene encoding coatomer subunit gamma-2, which gives rise to MAQPFVKKDDDLDEEEEYSPFYGIEKGAVLQEARVFHDPQLDARRCSQVITKLLYLLNQGETFTKVEATEVFFAVTKLFQSKDTVLRRMVYLMIKELSPSADEVIIVTSSLMKDMNSKTDMYRANAIRVLCRITDSTLLTQIERYLKQAIVDKNPVVASAALVSGVHLLQTNSEIVKRWSNEVQEAVQSRAALVQFHALALLHQIRQNDRLAVSKLVTSLTKGSVRSPLAQCLLIRYTSQVIRESSMNTQAGERPFFDYLESCLRHKSEMVVFEAARAITELSGVTSRELTPAITVLQLFLSSSKPVLRFAAIRTLNKVASTHPLAVTNCNIDMESLISDQNRSIATLAITTLLKTGNESSVDRLMKQITNFMSDIADEFKIVVVEAIRSLCLKFPLKYRSMMNFLSNILREEGGFDYKKAIVDSIVILIRDIPDAKEIGLFHLCEFIEDCEFTYLSTQILHFLGNEGPKTSDPSKYIRYIYNRVILENATVRASAVSTLAKFGAMVDSLKPRIFVLLRRCLFDSDDEVRDRATLYLNTLGSDASVGGTDEDVKDFLFGPLDVPLVNLETSLQNYEASDIPFDINSVPKEVKSQPLAEKKAPGKKAIGLGAPPSGPTSVVDAYEKLLSSIPEFSSFGKLFKSCSPMELTEPETEYAVNVVKHIFDGHVVFQYNCTNTIPEQLLEKVTVFVDASEAEEFSEVLTKPLRSLPYDSPGQTFVAFEKPEGVPAIGKFSNLLKFVVKEVDPATGEADEEGVEDEYQLEDLEIVAADYMLKVGVSNFKNAWENLDPDNERIDEYGLGVKESLAETVSAVIDILGMQPCEGTEVVPNNSRSHTCLLSGIFIGNVKVLVRVSFGIDGSKQVAMKLAVRSEDPDISEKIHEIVAEG